In a single window of the Agrobacterium vitis genome:
- a CDS encoding LexA family protein translates to MTDLRDQQLAWLDHITQTAKMSLTEIARAAGLTPSTLTRFRQNDAMGHTLTAKTVRKIEDATHIPAYETKNIPKIQFFSENEAARYSIGADKDDVVNVAIDSLVKQTPTMDAWVLKTNALSALGYLPGMIVIIDREAQPRNGDAVCAQKYDLRRGTAETIFRVWRNPYLLSASAAGEPTAPEIVDDENVAIAGVVIGGFRTRN, encoded by the coding sequence ATGACAGATTTGCGCGATCAGCAACTAGCGTGGCTCGACCACATCACCCAGACGGCGAAGATGTCGCTGACTGAAATCGCGCGCGCCGCTGGCCTTACGCCATCGACACTCACCCGGTTTCGGCAAAACGACGCCATGGGACATACGCTCACCGCCAAGACGGTTCGCAAGATTGAGGATGCCACACACATCCCCGCGTATGAGACCAAGAACATTCCGAAGATCCAGTTTTTCTCCGAGAATGAAGCCGCGCGCTACAGCATCGGCGCGGACAAGGATGACGTGGTCAACGTCGCTATCGACAGCCTGGTGAAGCAGACCCCGACCATGGATGCATGGGTGTTGAAAACAAACGCCCTTTCCGCCCTTGGCTACCTTCCAGGCATGATCGTCATCATCGACCGCGAGGCCCAGCCGCGCAATGGCGACGCCGTTTGCGCCCAAAAATACGACCTGCGCCGAGGAACCGCCGAGACAATATTTCGCGTCTGGAGAAACCCCTATCTCCTCTCAGCATCCGCCGCTGGCGAACCGACCGCCCCGGAAATCGTTGATGACGAAAACGTCGCCATTGCGGGCGTTGTGATCGGCGGGTTTCGCACCCGCAACTGA
- a CDS encoding helix-turn-helix domain-containing protein produces the protein MDKFSEIDERRERLGIKQNEMCRLADVSPSTLTRARSGGKDPTPRILRKLRVALDGISRERGVALREDLERRS, from the coding sequence ATGGACAAATTCTCTGAAATTGATGAACGCCGCGAACGGCTTGGCATCAAGCAAAACGAGATGTGCCGCCTTGCGGATGTCTCGCCCTCGACGCTGACCCGCGCCCGATCCGGCGGCAAAGACCCGACGCCGCGCATTCTGCGCAAGCTGCGGGTTGCGCTCGATGGGATTTCGCGGGAGCGCGGCGTGGCGCTACGGGAAGATTTGGAGCGGCGGTCATGA
- a CDS encoding winged helix-turn-helix domain-containing protein, which translates to MAFEEVDIVVEVSGSAHTGVSVGLTKMRKSKAKMKVSIKSDAWETLGFSPDDRFVLLVGRDNDFGMIRLQKNKTGKIRVVDRVAAHGSRFLQLSLGHRPEFVDRAEKAVACQWEKIDFTTLEIVLPNWADETNPARKARIQAKPPSVLAADREAERQARELAEAEQRRRTIELHEVAEEAARQTRKLLSAPDVELRADLNLTPKERALLSALAAKKGAVVSKEALLHLTYGSSDDAPDVKILDVMICKIRPKLPLSVRIETRFGQGYVLIGAWKDLFEKAVA; encoded by the coding sequence ATGGCGTTTGAAGAGGTTGATATTGTTGTCGAGGTGAGTGGATCGGCCCATACGGGTGTGTCCGTTGGGTTGACGAAGATGCGCAAATCCAAGGCCAAGATGAAGGTGAGCATCAAGAGTGATGCCTGGGAAACGCTCGGGTTTTCACCGGATGATCGTTTCGTGCTGCTGGTTGGCCGCGATAATGATTTCGGGATGATCCGGCTGCAAAAGAACAAGACCGGGAAAATCCGGGTTGTGGATCGCGTTGCAGCCCATGGCTCTCGGTTCCTTCAGTTGTCTCTGGGGCATCGCCCGGAATTTGTGGACCGCGCGGAAAAGGCTGTGGCCTGCCAGTGGGAAAAGATCGACTTCACCACTCTGGAAATCGTCCTGCCCAACTGGGCGGATGAAACCAACCCGGCAAGAAAGGCGCGTATCCAGGCAAAGCCGCCGTCCGTGCTGGCTGCCGACCGCGAAGCGGAGCGCCAGGCGCGTGAGCTGGCCGAGGCCGAACAGCGTCGCCGCACTATTGAACTGCATGAGGTTGCCGAGGAGGCCGCCCGTCAGACGCGGAAATTGCTGTCTGCTCCAGACGTTGAGTTGCGCGCCGATCTCAACCTTACGCCCAAGGAACGAGCGCTGCTTTCGGCGCTGGCCGCCAAGAAAGGCGCTGTCGTGTCCAAGGAAGCGCTTCTTCATCTGACCTATGGCAGCAGTGACGACGCGCCTGACGTGAAGATCCTTGACGTCATGATCTGCAAAATCCGTCCAAAGTTGCCGCTTTCGGTGCGTATCGAAACCCGCTTTGGACAGGGATACGTGCTGATTGGGGCTTGGAAAGATCTGTTCGAGAAGGCGGTGGCGTGA
- a CDS encoding DUF7146 domain-containing protein: MNSRNKETEQIKEGLKGRIVGLCEGLLPDGKRHGRLWVAHNPIENDYSQTPEFKVALTRDVGAWKDYRTGEKGDVIGLIAYLNATDFRGAMDWARDFLGLRQMSREERDRFARDTQKAMADAARISEEKRLQRIKWADDLFMSADAYGSGTAAEAHALAYFAGRKIPLDDIPNLAADTFRFHPSLEFWPRATYRNEGGRSVKVKAGPRFPCILSAMRTPTGQVTGVHHTFLDPVRPEKLPVAANENAKMMRFECAGAMIWVSHGPENLPVWEARQPHPAIFGEGIEDALSQARANGDMARAAAVGSLSMLSGAPLKLPCIEWALICQDNDWAKPQAQKQFADEMAKLESFGKPVVAKKSHIGKDFNDLMQGEE, translated from the coding sequence ATGAACTCCCGCAACAAAGAAACCGAGCAAATCAAGGAAGGCCTGAAAGGCCGGATTGTCGGGCTTTGCGAGGGTCTGTTGCCGGATGGCAAGCGACATGGGCGGCTCTGGGTGGCCCACAATCCGATTGAAAATGACTATTCCCAGACCCCGGAATTCAAGGTGGCGTTAACGCGGGATGTTGGTGCGTGGAAGGATTATCGCACCGGTGAAAAGGGCGATGTGATCGGGTTGATCGCCTATCTGAACGCCACAGATTTTCGTGGGGCGATGGACTGGGCGCGCGATTTCCTTGGGCTGCGACAGATGAGCCGGGAAGAGCGTGACCGCTTTGCCCGCGATACGCAAAAGGCCATGGCGGATGCGGCGCGGATCTCGGAGGAAAAGCGTCTCCAGCGGATCAAATGGGCCGATGATCTGTTCATGAGCGCGGATGCCTATGGCAGCGGCACGGCGGCGGAAGCCCATGCGCTGGCCTATTTCGCGGGCCGGAAAATTCCGCTCGATGACATTCCCAATCTGGCCGCCGACACCTTCCGGTTTCATCCGAGCCTCGAATTCTGGCCTCGGGCGACCTATCGCAATGAGGGCGGCCGTTCGGTGAAGGTGAAGGCCGGGCCGCGCTTTCCCTGCATTCTATCCGCCATGCGCACGCCCACAGGGCAGGTGACGGGCGTGCATCACACGTTCCTCGATCCGGTGCGCCCGGAAAAGCTGCCGGTGGCGGCCAACGAAAACGCCAAGATGATGCGGTTTGAATGCGCGGGCGCGATGATCTGGGTAAGCCATGGGCCGGAAAACCTTCCGGTCTGGGAAGCCCGCCAGCCGCATCCGGCGATCTTTGGCGAGGGGATAGAGGACGCCCTTTCCCAAGCCCGCGCCAATGGCGACATGGCCCGCGCCGCCGCTGTCGGCTCGCTCTCGATGCTGTCAGGCGCGCCGCTCAAACTGCCCTGCATAGAGTGGGCCTTGATCTGCCAGGACAATGACTGGGCCAAGCCCCAGGCGCAGAAGCAATTTGCCGATGAAATGGCAAAGCTGGAAAGCTTTGGCAAACCCGTGGTGGCGAAGAAAAGCCATATCGGCAAGGATTTCAACGATTTGATGCAAGGAGAAGAGTGA
- a CDS encoding DUF2312 domain-containing protein has product MTGAGHNSGTDAHGIARDQLRAFVERIERLDREIKSINDDKKDVYGEAKSMGFDTKILKRVIHLRRKDEQERLEEDLILDTYLHALGMIEEPPEG; this is encoded by the coding sequence ATGACCGGCGCTGGCCACAATTCCGGCACTGATGCCCATGGCATTGCCCGTGACCAGCTGCGCGCCTTTGTCGAGCGGATCGAGCGGCTCGATAGAGAGATCAAATCCATCAACGACGACAAGAAGGATGTGTACGGCGAAGCCAAATCCATGGGCTTCGACACCAAAATCCTGAAACGGGTGATCCATCTGCGGCGAAAGGATGAGCAAGAGAGGCTCGAGGAAGATCTGATCCTCGACACCTATCTGCACGCCCTCGGCATGATCGAGGAACCGCCGGAAGGCTAA
- a CDS encoding DUF7681 family protein, whose translation MTDKVDSTSDQRTVNNTMRHQYKVLSDKEKEQMAAIKSCGEELLSIINECGASRELSIAKTKTEEAVMWAVKHVTA comes from the coding sequence ATGACGGACAAAGTTGACAGCACAAGCGACCAGCGCACCGTAAACAATACGATGCGACACCAGTACAAGGTTCTTTCCGACAAGGAAAAGGAACAGATGGCAGCAATCAAATCCTGCGGGGAAGAATTGCTGAGCATCATCAATGAGTGCGGTGCAAGCCGCGAACTGTCCATCGCCAAGACCAAAACCGAAGAAGCGGTTATGTGGGCAGTGAAACACGTCACGGCCTAA
- a CDS encoding portal protein, whose product MAAFDLKSVIRRKDKIWGQRAPWTSIYQEAYDFAVPMRRPGGAGKLKYADKLFDMTAPMSAMYFAGNLQRSLFPAGQPAFVLETGPLAAMKLSAPDRKQLDRILYETSTLIHPFFLAGDWDTAVHEMCVDLSVGTGAILPVKGTPDKPVMFCAIPFDQLAIGVDAFGRVNYVSWKQQIEYEQLVGAFPDGDFPDDVREKAKSNASDETTLYQDFYADSLPGGGWHFVAYVDKSAVPIRHERYRTQPIAVPRYYRVPGEAYGRGVILTALPTIKTLNKVQELALKTAAISMLGIWAYRSGGTFNPNNVRMGPGEFWAMQSTGGMMGPDVSRLDTPGNMNVANVLVGDLQSQIKQATFDNRLPEYQGTPRSASEMTGRMQQGANIHIGAFGRLVNEIMPVIVPRVAEILSGFGILPMVANVDDLLIAISVRSPMKAALNADRLNAIANYHDLVANFVGPEKARLYENMDKIMERIGEGLQIDKDLIPDEDQKKKIADEINKERQQQMAAMFAQEAAKQAPKVLGDAAAQDMRAAA is encoded by the coding sequence ATGGCGGCCTTTGATCTGAAATCCGTTATCCGGCGCAAGGATAAAATCTGGGGCCAGCGGGCGCCCTGGACGTCGATTTATCAGGAAGCCTATGATTTTGCCGTGCCGATGCGCCGCCCTGGTGGCGCTGGTAAGCTGAAATACGCTGACAAATTGTTCGATATGACCGCGCCGATGTCGGCCATGTATTTCGCGGGCAACCTACAGCGCAGCTTGTTTCCGGCGGGTCAGCCTGCCTTTGTGCTCGAAACCGGGCCACTGGCGGCCATGAAGCTTTCCGCCCCGGATCGTAAGCAGCTCGACCGCATCCTTTACGAGACCTCGACCCTGATCCATCCGTTTTTTCTGGCGGGTGACTGGGATACGGCGGTTCATGAAATGTGCGTCGATCTTTCGGTGGGAACCGGTGCCATTCTGCCAGTGAAGGGAACGCCCGACAAGCCGGTGATGTTCTGCGCCATTCCGTTCGACCAGTTGGCGATTGGTGTCGATGCCTTTGGCCGGGTGAATTACGTCAGCTGGAAACAGCAGATCGAATACGAGCAGCTGGTGGGCGCGTTCCCGGATGGGGATTTCCCTGACGATGTGAGGGAAAAGGCGAAATCCAACGCTTCCGATGAGACGACGCTCTATCAGGATTTCTACGCTGACAGCCTGCCCGGCGGCGGCTGGCATTTCGTCGCCTATGTCGACAAGAGCGCCGTGCCGATCCGGCATGAACGCTATCGCACCCAGCCGATTGCCGTGCCGCGCTACTATCGTGTGCCAGGTGAAGCTTATGGCCGGGGCGTGATCCTGACGGCGTTGCCGACCATCAAAACGCTGAACAAGGTGCAGGAACTGGCGCTGAAAACAGCGGCGATTTCGATGCTGGGTATCTGGGCTTACCGGTCGGGCGGGACGTTTAATCCCAACAATGTGCGAATGGGGCCTGGTGAATTCTGGGCGATGCAATCGACCGGCGGCATGATGGGGCCGGATGTTTCGCGGCTGGATACGCCCGGCAACATGAATGTGGCGAATGTGCTGGTGGGCGATCTGCAAAGCCAGATCAAGCAGGCCACGTTTGATAACCGCCTGCCGGAATATCAAGGCACGCCGCGTTCTGCCTCGGAAATGACCGGGCGGATGCAGCAAGGGGCAAACATCCATATCGGTGCCTTCGGGCGGCTGGTGAATGAGATCATGCCTGTGATCGTGCCGCGTGTGGCGGAAATTCTCTCCGGGTTCGGCATTCTGCCGATGGTTGCCAATGTGGACGATCTGCTGATTGCGATCTCGGTGCGCTCGCCCATGAAGGCGGCCCTGAATGCTGACCGGCTGAATGCCATCGCCAATTACCATGATCTCGTGGCGAATTTCGTCGGGCCGGAAAAGGCGCGGCTCTATGAGAACATGGACAAAATCATGGAGCGGATCGGTGAAGGATTGCAGATCGACAAGGATTTGATCCCCGATGAGGACCAGAAAAAGAAGATCGCAGATGAAATCAACAAGGAACGGCAACAGCAAATGGCTGCAATGTTTGCGCAGGAAGCCGCCAAGCAGGCCCCTAAAGTGCTTGGGGATGCGGCGGCGCAGGATATGAGGGCAGCAGCATGA
- a CDS encoding phage capsid protein translates to MSSAPNWFVEKIRDMVRVRYMALGGYLDDTMIRGDGGAGVVKFPVLGGRIPMYLISRALHDIDPSEVNMDTITLSLSDYEAAATWFQQDLRKMGPSQQDGISKLLTQAVRMKRDTIKLTALNNFANATSTLADTPSTVETIGDGTARFDVEAAAYVGDSIAGTGSDEESFCGIPQVWMTQLCFNKHFSNADYTGPADLPFAKASKMKKKTFQGTHFVTLPNEYFTFGTGAYGSGSNGLPFNGTGYIDTFAWTKDSMGCEVEWDQENMTIDQVPTLKGSPWLGKVQLSAAAVGILPEGVKRIRMLAINKAVKINE, encoded by the coding sequence ATGTCTTCTGCACCGAATTGGTTTGTAGAAAAAATCCGCGACATGGTGCGCGTGCGCTATATGGCGCTTGGCGGCTATCTCGACGATACGATGATCCGGGGCGACGGCGGCGCGGGTGTCGTTAAATTCCCGGTTCTTGGCGGCCGCATTCCCATGTATCTGATTTCCCGCGCCTTGCATGATATCGACCCCAGCGAAGTAAATATGGACACCATCACGCTGTCCCTGTCCGACTATGAGGCGGCGGCGACGTGGTTCCAGCAGGATCTACGCAAGATGGGGCCAAGCCAGCAGGACGGCATTTCCAAACTGCTGACCCAGGCTGTGCGCATGAAGCGCGACACCATCAAGCTGACGGCGCTTAACAATTTCGCCAATGCCACGTCCACCCTGGCCGATACGCCGTCCACTGTGGAAACCATCGGTGACGGTACGGCAAGATTTGATGTTGAGGCAGCGGCCTATGTCGGTGACAGCATTGCGGGGACTGGTTCGGATGAGGAATCATTCTGCGGTATCCCGCAGGTCTGGATGACACAATTGTGCTTCAACAAGCATTTCTCCAATGCCGATTATACCGGCCCTGCTGACCTGCCTTTTGCCAAGGCCAGCAAGATGAAGAAGAAGACGTTCCAAGGCACGCATTTCGTGACGTTGCCGAACGAATATTTCACCTTCGGCACGGGTGCTTACGGAAGTGGCTCCAATGGTCTGCCTTTCAACGGCACGGGTTATATCGATACCTTTGCCTGGACCAAGGATAGCATGGGCTGCGAAGTGGAGTGGGATCAGGAGAACATGACCATTGATCAGGTTCCGACCCTGAAGGGTTCGCCCTGGTTGGGCAAGGTCCAGCTTTCGGCGGCGGCGGTGGGCATTCTGCCGGAAGGCGTGAAGCGCATTCGCATGCTGGCGATCAACAAGGCCGTCAAGATCAACGAATAA